A portion of the Limibacter armeniacum genome contains these proteins:
- a CDS encoding cyclophilin-like fold protein has translation MLQQSFSFQDMDNKGLLIHLNITVGTQVFKASLYNNPTSQSLLDQLPFTVEVEDYAGIEKVFYPNPALSTEQAPSGAEASVGDMMYYTPWGDVAIFYKDFKYASGLIPMGKMEDVRGFVNALVSSTTVTFEIK, from the coding sequence ATGCTTCAACAATCTTTCAGCTTTCAAGATATGGATAACAAGGGACTTTTAATTCATTTGAACATAACAGTTGGTACTCAGGTGTTCAAGGCATCGCTTTACAATAATCCCACCTCCCAAAGCCTATTGGATCAGTTGCCATTTACTGTGGAGGTGGAAGATTATGCAGGCATTGAGAAAGTCTTTTACCCAAATCCTGCCTTGTCTACAGAACAGGCCCCTTCAGGTGCTGAGGCTTCAGTAGGTGATATGATGTACTATACTCCTTGGGGGGATGTAGCCATATTCTACAAGGACTTCAAGTATGCAAGTGGCCTAATTCCAATGGGGAAAATGGAAGATGTACGTGGATTTGTAAATGCATTGGTATCAAGTACAACAGTAACATTTGAAATAAAATAA
- a CDS encoding aldo/keto reductase encodes MMLQENYKLSNGVEIPKLGLGTWFISDEDVVEAVKEAVKLGYRHIDTAQAYQNEAGVGKGIRECGVNREELFVTTKLAAEVKSYDEAVASIDNSLKTLGLDYIDLMIIHSPKPWANFLEDEAYHEGNREAWRALEDAYKAGKLKAIGVSNFEIADLKNILESSEIKPMVNQILAHISKMPSELIQFCEENGILVEAYSPIGHGELFKNQEVGKIAEKYQVSVPQLAIRFCLQQDLLPLPKTANPAHMKNNADVDFEISEADMQSLLNMEQIKDYGDASMFPVYAK; translated from the coding sequence ATGATGTTACAAGAGAATTATAAACTATCAAATGGGGTTGAAATCCCTAAGTTGGGTCTAGGTACATGGTTTATCAGTGACGAAGATGTGGTAGAAGCCGTGAAGGAAGCGGTAAAGCTGGGCTATCGCCATATCGACACTGCCCAGGCATACCAAAACGAGGCTGGAGTAGGTAAAGGAATCAGGGAATGTGGCGTAAATAGAGAGGAACTGTTTGTTACCACCAAGCTTGCTGCTGAGGTGAAGTCCTATGACGAAGCAGTGGCTTCCATTGACAATTCCTTAAAAACATTGGGGCTTGACTATATAGACCTCATGATTATTCACAGCCCGAAACCTTGGGCCAATTTCTTGGAGGACGAGGCTTACCATGAAGGAAACCGTGAGGCTTGGAGAGCATTGGAAGATGCCTACAAGGCAGGGAAACTAAAGGCTATTGGGGTCTCCAACTTCGAAATAGCGGATTTGAAAAACATACTCGAATCTAGTGAGATCAAACCAATGGTGAACCAGATATTGGCGCACATCAGCAAGATGCCTTCCGAACTGATTCAATTCTGCGAGGAGAATGGTATTCTGGTTGAAGCCTATTCACCTATCGGACATGGGGAGCTCTTCAAGAATCAGGAAGTAGGAAAAATAGCTGAAAAGTATCAGGTGTCAGTACCGCAGTTGGCTATCCGATTCTGCTTACAGCAAGACCTTCTGCCTTTGCCTAAAACAGCAAATCCTGCGCACATGAAAAACAATGCTGACGTGGATTTTGAGATTTCAGAGGCAGATATGCAGTCCTTGTTAAACATGGAGCAGATTAAGGATTACGGAGATGCCAGTATGTTTCCGGTGTACGCGAAGTAA
- a CDS encoding NAD(P)-dependent alcohol dehydrogenase: MAASSNNQDRQQSRRKFIQQTAIAGAGLALANPLQLFSQNKTPEVMSQNIKAKGYAAKDASGKLSPWEFERRPVGDDDILIDIQYASICHSDIHQLKGHWGPQQYPQVPGHEIVGIVAAVGKNVTKFKIGDRAGVGCMVDSCMECDSCTHGEEHFCDKGQTVFTYGFPTKAEPTGISQGGYSDKIVVRDHFAVHIPEHISFEEAAPLLCAGITTYSPLMRAQFKVGDKVGVAGIGGLGHMAVKIAVSKGAEVYAFTTSPDKVEDIKSWGVKEVIVVDDEFKNMQAYSKTLDYMISTIPYQFNVSPYVACVKPYGTFTFVGMPDGSEITINNLMLAFSRVNFNSSLIGGIPETQEVVHYCADNGIKPEIEVIKAEQVNEAWEKVVNKEARYRYVIDAKTF; the protein is encoded by the coding sequence ATGGCAGCTTCAAGCAACAATCAGGACAGACAGCAATCCAGAAGGAAATTCATTCAGCAGACTGCAATAGCGGGTGCTGGTTTGGCACTAGCCAACCCACTGCAACTTTTTTCTCAAAATAAAACACCAGAAGTTATGAGCCAGAATATAAAAGCAAAAGGCTATGCCGCAAAGGATGCCTCAGGGAAACTAAGCCCTTGGGAGTTTGAGCGTAGACCAGTTGGAGATGATGATATCCTGATCGACATTCAGTATGCCAGTATCTGCCATTCTGATATCCACCAGCTGAAAGGACACTGGGGACCACAGCAATACCCTCAGGTGCCGGGGCATGAGATTGTGGGAATAGTGGCGGCCGTGGGTAAAAACGTTACCAAATTCAAGATTGGAGATAGGGCTGGCGTAGGCTGTATGGTTGACAGCTGCATGGAATGTGATAGCTGTACTCACGGAGAAGAACATTTCTGTGACAAGGGACAGACAGTCTTCACTTACGGTTTTCCGACTAAGGCTGAACCAACTGGCATCTCGCAGGGTGGTTACTCCGACAAGATTGTGGTAAGGGATCACTTTGCAGTACACATTCCTGAGCATATCAGCTTTGAGGAGGCTGCTCCATTATTGTGTGCTGGCATTACCACTTACTCACCGTTGATGAGGGCACAATTCAAGGTGGGAGACAAAGTTGGGGTTGCAGGTATTGGCGGACTCGGACATATGGCAGTGAAAATTGCTGTTTCCAAAGGCGCAGAAGTATATGCATTCACTACCTCACCTGACAAGGTAGAGGACATCAAGTCATGGGGCGTGAAAGAGGTGATTGTGGTGGATGATGAGTTCAAAAACATGCAGGCATATAGCAAGACATTGGATTATATGATCAGTACTATCCCATACCAGTTCAATGTATCTCCTTATGTGGCATGTGTAAAGCCTTACGGCACCTTCACGTTTGTTGGGATGCCGGATGGTTCAGAGATCACGATCAATAACCTGATGCTGGCATTTTCAAGAGTGAATTTCAATTCGTCCTTGATCGGAGGTATTCCCGAAACACAGGAAGTGGTTCACTACTGTGCAGACAATGGCATCAAGCCAGAAATTGAGGTTATAAAGGCAGAGCAGGTCAATGAGGCCTGGGAAAAGGTAGTAAACAAGGAAGCCCGCTACCGCTATGTAATTGACGCAAAAACATTTTAA
- a CDS encoding cupin domain-containing protein — protein sequence MRAVITFLFLVLLTAGCTKVDNPELQTIFPKGEQGPEALFTGKAWNYGLLPADSTYTTLVGNVYFEPGARSNWHTHPAGQILIITDGVGYHQIKGQPRQTIRKGDVIKCPPNVLHWHGASPEVGLQQMYIVPNTEKGIVDWKEPVTDKEYHNN from the coding sequence ATGAGAGCTGTAATCACATTCCTGTTTTTGGTGCTGCTTACTGCCGGTTGTACAAAGGTGGATAATCCAGAGCTGCAAACCATTTTTCCTAAGGGAGAGCAAGGGCCGGAAGCACTTTTCACAGGTAAGGCATGGAACTATGGGCTGTTACCTGCTGACTCCACTTACACGACATTGGTTGGTAATGTCTACTTCGAACCTGGCGCCAGAAGCAACTGGCATACGCATCCGGCAGGACAAATTCTGATCATTACGGACGGGGTAGGCTACCACCAGATTAAAGGACAGCCCCGACAGACCATCAGAAAGGGAGATGTCATCAAGTGCCCACCCAATGTACTGCATTGGCATGGGGCTAGCCCTGAAGTAGGTTTGCAACAGATGTACATTGTTCCCAACACAGAAAAAGGAATTGTGGACTGGAAAGAACCTGTAACGGATAAGGAATACCATAACAACTAA
- a CDS encoding helix-turn-helix domain-containing protein: protein MNDITSINTVTEYNNLVGHETLHPLVSIVDFEKINPFCYFRSQIGLYAIFLKDAKCGDMTYGCNNYDYEEGALIFISPGQVYGVESKEKKKGVGHALVFHPDLIHGTNLGRNIKDYTFFSYQVNEALHLSSRERAIVNDCFDKINYELEHGLDSHSKTLIVSYIELFLNYCKRFYERQFITRSHANKDVLTRFEKVLDEYFGSELPIESGLPSVRYCADKLFLSSNYLGDLLKKETGKSAQEHIQLKLIEIAKEKIYEPGKSISEIAYELGFKHPQHFTRMFKKKVGVSPVEYKSLN from the coding sequence ATGAATGATATAACCAGCATAAATACAGTAACGGAATATAACAACCTGGTAGGACACGAGACCCTGCACCCTTTGGTGAGTATTGTGGATTTTGAGAAGATCAACCCCTTCTGTTACTTCAGAAGTCAAATTGGCTTGTATGCCATTTTTCTAAAGGATGCAAAATGCGGGGATATGACCTATGGCTGTAACAACTATGACTACGAGGAAGGGGCTTTGATCTTTATCTCTCCAGGGCAGGTATATGGCGTTGAAAGCAAGGAGAAAAAGAAAGGGGTTGGCCATGCTTTGGTCTTCCACCCTGACCTGATACACGGCACCAACTTAGGGCGTAACATCAAGGATTATACTTTCTTTTCTTATCAGGTCAATGAGGCACTTCACCTCTCTAGCCGTGAAAGGGCAATCGTCAATGATTGCTTTGACAAGATCAATTATGAACTGGAGCACGGCCTTGACTCCCATAGCAAGACACTTATTGTATCCTATATTGAACTGTTTCTCAATTACTGCAAACGATTCTACGAGCGGCAATTTATTACCAGAAGCCATGCGAACAAGGATGTGTTGACGAGATTTGAAAAGGTACTGGATGAATACTTTGGCTCTGAACTGCCTATCGAATCAGGCCTGCCATCGGTTCGCTACTGCGCCGACAAGCTGTTCCTGTCGTCCAACTACCTGGGAGACCTTCTGAAAAAGGAGACCGGAAAATCTGCACAGGAGCATATCCAGTTAAAGCTGATCGAGATTGCCAAGGAAAAGATTTACGAACCAGGCAAGTCCATCAGTGAGATTGCTTACGAACTGGGCTTTAAGCATCCTCAGCACTTTACAAGAATGTTCAAGAAAAAAGTTGGGGTATCACCTGTTGAATACAAGTCATTGAACTAG
- a CDS encoding FMN-binding negative transcriptional regulator: MHLPKLFKTENYEVLQEVITNNPFSNLIIYNKRIIATRAMMAINGSENDFYIETHLNKANPVARQIDIKEEVLCEFLGSHTYISSSWYDHINVSTWNYEQVQIYGKVEFMTETALYNHLNKLTNTYESSQKCPITLEKMGKAFVEKEMKGAIGIKIIPTEIKIKQKLSQNRDDKNFNNIIEKLSQSEDEMDMRIAEKMKKLRS, encoded by the coding sequence ATGCACTTACCAAAATTATTTAAGACGGAAAATTATGAAGTTCTTCAAGAAGTAATAACAAATAATCCATTTTCAAATTTAATCATCTATAACAAAAGAATAATTGCGACAAGAGCAATGATGGCAATAAATGGAAGTGAAAATGACTTTTATATTGAAACACACCTTAATAAAGCTAACCCAGTAGCGAGACAAATTGATATTAAAGAAGAAGTTCTTTGTGAGTTTTTAGGCTCTCATACATACATAAGCTCATCATGGTATGACCATATTAATGTCTCTACATGGAATTATGAACAAGTTCAGATATACGGAAAAGTAGAATTCATGACCGAAACAGCACTTTACAACCATCTCAATAAGTTGACTAACACCTATGAATCTTCTCAGAAGTGTCCAATAACATTAGAGAAAATGGGTAAAGCGTTTGTTGAAAAAGAAATGAAAGGCGCTATAGGAATCAAAATAATTCCAACAGAAATCAAGATTAAACAAAAGCTATCTCAAAACCGAGATGATAAAAACTTCAACAATATAATCGAGAAATTATCACAATCTGAAGATGAAATGGATATGCGCATTGCCGAAAAAATGAAAAAATTAAGGAGTTAG
- a CDS encoding serine hydrolase domain-containing protein — MKNFVVLLFLILVISTSAKTQSHNDSITTELIKLSENSHLIGFAVAIVDKDSIVYAKGFGHANKRTNTPYTVHTIQPIASISKTLLGVALMKAQEMGKLNLCDNINDYLPFKIYNPNFPDEKITIQQLANHTSSIIDGDQYDRTYVFKEKIPVFYNDSSSQVKQEIKESVDLFNKNEWMPMSDFIRNQYSQNGIWYNRENFSNNLPGSTYKYSNMGANIAAYIIEEVSGEVYIEFVKKHILNPLQMTNSGWPSNNYHPSNVSTLYWYGYPMPEYELITYGDGGFMTNITDFSKFLITMIQGYNGEDNILTATSYKEMMERPISSNLKKGVFWSVDSEKIGHSGNDLGVISHAYFLIEKGKGIIIFVNTSETENAMIEVRDIYRTLLKYAKRG; from the coding sequence ATGAAAAATTTTGTTGTACTCCTCTTCCTAATTTTAGTAATAAGCACCTCAGCCAAAACACAAAGTCACAATGATTCAATTACTACTGAATTGATAAAGTTAAGCGAAAACAGTCATCTTATTGGCTTTGCAGTTGCTATTGTAGATAAAGACAGTATTGTTTATGCTAAAGGATTCGGTCACGCCAACAAAAGAACAAATACACCTTATACGGTTCATACGATACAACCAATTGCTTCTATATCTAAAACTTTACTTGGGGTTGCTTTAATGAAAGCTCAAGAGATGGGAAAATTAAACCTTTGCGATAATATTAATGACTATCTTCCTTTTAAAATTTACAACCCCAATTTTCCAGACGAAAAAATAACAATCCAGCAGCTTGCAAATCACACTTCGAGTATTATTGATGGTGATCAATATGACCGTACATATGTTTTCAAAGAAAAAATTCCAGTTTTTTATAATGATTCATCTAGCCAAGTCAAACAAGAGATAAAGGAATCTGTTGACCTTTTCAATAAGAATGAATGGATGCCAATGTCTGATTTCATAAGAAATCAATACAGCCAAAATGGAATTTGGTACAACAGGGAAAACTTTTCTAATAACCTTCCAGGAAGCACCTACAAATATAGTAATATGGGGGCTAATATAGCTGCCTATATTATTGAAGAAGTAAGTGGTGAAGTTTACATTGAATTTGTTAAGAAACATATACTTAACCCATTACAAATGACTAATTCTGGATGGCCTTCCAATAATTATCATCCAAGTAACGTTTCCACTTTATATTGGTATGGGTATCCGATGCCAGAATATGAACTCATTACATATGGTGATGGCGGTTTTATGACTAACATTACAGATTTCAGCAAATTTCTTATTACAATGATTCAAGGCTATAACGGTGAGGATAACATTTTAACAGCTACGAGCTATAAAGAAATGATGGAAAGACCAATTTCATCAAATTTAAAAAAAGGTGTTTTTTGGAGTGTAGATTCAGAAAAAATTGGTCATAGCGGAAATGACCTAGGGGTTATATCCCATGCGTATTTTTTAATAGAAAAAGGAAAGGGCATAATAATCTTTGTTAATACATCCGAAACTGAGAACGCAATGATTGAAGTAAGAGACATTTATCGAACACTTTTAAAGTATGCAAAGCGTGGATAA
- a CDS encoding nuclear transport factor 2 family protein, whose protein sequence is MSQNQEENKVLEVIRHFTNLMIDQNTTEMEKMVDKGFTLTHITGVVQSKEDWFDEIDQESMKYYTAKELNRTVKVDGDRAELMNQNLLDARIWGSRDTWRLQQIYQLEKRNGTWIILNAVASTF, encoded by the coding sequence ATGTCACAGAACCAAGAAGAAAATAAAGTCCTTGAGGTAATCAGACACTTCACTAATCTGATGATCGATCAGAACACAACAGAAATGGAAAAAATGGTAGACAAGGGGTTTACCCTAACACATATCACCGGAGTTGTCCAGTCAAAAGAAGATTGGTTTGATGAGATAGACCAAGAAAGCATGAAATACTACACGGCTAAAGAATTGAATCGTACTGTAAAAGTGGATGGGGATAGGGCAGAACTGATGAATCAAAACTTGTTGGATGCAAGAATTTGGGGATCGAGAGATACGTGGAGATTGCAGCAGATCTATCAATTGGAAAAACGGAATGGAACATGGATTATCTTAAATGCTGTGGCTTCTACTTTTTAA
- a CDS encoding nucleotidyltransferase family protein, which yields MGLAAIVLSAGASSRMGQAKQLLMIENKPIIQHMFDAIESIEFELVCCVLGANSEKIAPVLSDQVQLVYNEHWSLGLSESIKAGIQYVLDMQDIDGVFLFLADQPFILTKDINNMLAIHSEYPDRCVATSYGNSPGVPAILPRKYFSSLLNISGDKGAKSLLSQLSEEVVLYKHKGELIDIDTIEDYRQALSR from the coding sequence ATGGGATTGGCAGCCATTGTGCTATCGGCAGGAGCATCATCTAGGATGGGACAGGCCAAGCAATTGCTGATGATAGAAAACAAACCTATCATTCAGCATATGTTTGATGCGATTGAATCCATCGAATTTGAACTAGTATGTTGTGTATTAGGGGCCAATAGTGAGAAAATTGCGCCTGTTTTATCAGACCAAGTACAATTGGTTTATAACGAGCACTGGTCGTTGGGACTGAGCGAGAGTATTAAAGCAGGAATTCAATATGTTTTGGACATGCAAGATATTGATGGCGTATTCCTGTTTCTGGCAGATCAGCCTTTTATCCTGACTAAGGATATCAATAATATGTTGGCGATTCATTCAGAATATCCCGATCGCTGTGTGGCTACATCCTATGGCAATAGTCCTGGAGTTCCTGCAATACTCCCAAGGAAGTATTTCTCTTCGTTACTTAATATATCAGGAGACAAAGGAGCTAAATCACTACTCAGTCAACTTAGCGAAGAGGTGGTATTATATAAACACAAAGGTGAGCTTATAGATATAGATACCATTGAGGATTACAGACAAGCATTGAGTAGGTAG
- a CDS encoding XdhC family protein, translating to MLFEFKKILNHAVQCQASSIKCVLASVVDLDGSSYRKPGVRMLITDKGDTVGAVSGGCVEKEVIRQAQQVLEDGLPRIMTYDGRYRLGCEGVLYILIEPFSLSDELLASWAEVLESRLSFEMHAFYSKEIGQSPDYGTIIKLKGKEFTFRKDFSPSHNVSVFSQTMQPALRLVIIGTEHDAVQMAMIGSSSGMEVTVVSSLKDARQKSDFPGADKVIALEPDGIDNLGLDEQTAVILMTHSYSRDFHYALAILDQAYCYFGIIGSSRRKHMLFDELLQYNAELDLDKLESISSPAGLNIGSVTPQEIAISVIAEIIAVVRKKQSSKVINSITVN from the coding sequence ATGCTATTCGAATTTAAGAAAATATTGAACCACGCAGTACAATGCCAGGCATCTTCAATAAAGTGTGTCTTGGCATCTGTGGTTGATTTAGATGGCTCTTCCTATCGTAAGCCAGGGGTAAGGATGTTAATAACCGACAAGGGTGATACGGTTGGAGCTGTCAGTGGAGGATGTGTGGAGAAAGAGGTAATAAGACAGGCACAGCAGGTGTTGGAAGATGGCTTACCTCGTATCATGACCTACGATGGCAGATACAGACTAGGATGTGAAGGAGTCTTGTATATACTTATCGAGCCTTTTAGCTTATCGGACGAACTATTGGCCAGTTGGGCTGAGGTTTTGGAATCCAGGTTATCCTTTGAGATGCACGCTTTCTATTCCAAGGAAATAGGACAGTCGCCGGATTATGGAACGATCATCAAGCTTAAGGGAAAAGAATTTACGTTTAGAAAAGATTTTAGCCCGAGTCATAACGTATCTGTTTTTAGCCAAACCATGCAACCAGCTTTGCGCTTGGTAATCATTGGTACTGAGCATGATGCTGTACAAATGGCGATGATAGGCAGTAGCAGTGGGATGGAAGTAACGGTTGTAAGTTCTCTGAAAGATGCTCGACAAAAAAGTGATTTTCCGGGAGCTGATAAGGTAATAGCGTTGGAACCTGATGGAATTGACAACTTGGGTTTAGATGAGCAGACAGCAGTTATTCTAATGACACATAGTTATTCAAGGGATTTTCATTATGCATTGGCTATACTCGATCAAGCCTACTGCTATTTTGGAATTATTGGGTCAAGTAGGCGTAAGCATATGCTGTTTGATGAACTTCTCCAGTATAATGCTGAATTGGATTTAGACAAACTGGAGTCCATCAGTTCGCCGGCAGGTCTAAATATTGGTTCGGTCACGCCTCAGGAAATAGCGATTTCGGTTATTGCAGAAATAATTGCTGTAGTCAGAAAAAAGCAATCCAGTAAAGTAATCAATAGTATCACTGTTAACTAG
- a CDS encoding xanthine dehydrogenase family protein molybdopterin-binding subunit has protein sequence MKSTVSRRHFLKASTIAGGGLLLSFSLLGYKSISKLAEEDEFTPNAYIKISPDGTIVLMAPNPEIGQGVTTSLPLIVAEELCVNWEKVKVALAPLDEKFGRQVAGGSGAIRGKFAELRIVGAAAREMLIAAAAQTWNVPVDECLADEGMVIHQSSGKKLSYGELATKASKLEVPTDPKLKNPEDFKFLGTRVKDVEAHKITTGQPLYGIDTRREGMLFAMVARPPAYGKTLKNVDDTEARKINGVKDIVKLKNSVAVLATSTWIAKKGRDALIIEWETSEKLESSSDHFNSFKELLAKGADAKSRNDGDIDAANKTAQKVLDVYYEMPTISHGQMEPLNYFADVRKDSAELFGPTQVPAKVRSDVAELLGIAPENISVTLPRQGGGFGRKLMNDNAVEAALISAAVQKPVQVQWTREDDQQNDFYRPATMYRYRAGLSEDKLWSWHQSGIAIGREVRGDSYVAGALENYRSEGQGLESNTPTGWWRAPGANTLAFPAESFMDEVCVELKKDPVAFRLELFEKAKKQPIGKLQFDPDKYKSVVELVAEMSDWGTTPEGVFRGFATWYSFGSYAAQVLELKLENGKPRITKVFCAVNCGTVINLSGAENQVQGAIIDGICHAMFPKITFVDGAVAETNFDSYKFLRIKDAPLDIEVKFVPSNEAPTGLGEPALPPVAAAISNAIYAATGKRIRKMPFAEELG, from the coding sequence ATGAAGTCAACAGTTTCCAGAAGACATTTTCTCAAAGCTTCTACTATTGCAGGTGGAGGATTGCTATTAAGCTTCTCCTTGCTGGGCTATAAATCCATAAGCAAATTAGCTGAAGAGGATGAATTTACTCCAAATGCCTATATCAAGATAAGTCCTGATGGTACGATCGTGCTGATGGCGCCCAACCCTGAAATTGGGCAAGGTGTAACCACTTCACTTCCTTTGATCGTGGCTGAAGAACTGTGTGTGAATTGGGAAAAAGTTAAGGTAGCATTAGCCCCACTGGATGAGAAATTTGGAAGACAGGTAGCAGGCGGCAGTGGTGCCATTAGAGGGAAGTTTGCAGAATTACGTATCGTTGGAGCCGCAGCCCGTGAGATGTTGATAGCAGCCGCAGCCCAAACCTGGAATGTACCTGTTGACGAGTGTTTGGCAGATGAGGGAATGGTTATACACCAATCAAGTGGAAAAAAACTAAGTTATGGAGAACTGGCGACAAAGGCATCTAAGCTGGAGGTTCCCACTGATCCAAAACTAAAAAATCCTGAGGATTTCAAGTTTCTGGGCACACGTGTTAAAGATGTTGAGGCCCATAAAATTACTACTGGTCAGCCCCTTTATGGAATAGATACACGCAGGGAGGGAATGCTATTCGCAATGGTGGCTCGTCCCCCAGCTTACGGAAAAACATTGAAAAATGTAGATGATACCGAAGCACGTAAGATCAATGGTGTCAAAGATATCGTAAAGCTTAAAAATTCGGTAGCGGTACTGGCCACCTCTACTTGGATAGCCAAAAAGGGACGAGATGCCTTGATCATTGAATGGGAGACGTCAGAGAAACTGGAAAGTTCTTCAGATCACTTCAATTCTTTTAAGGAATTGCTGGCAAAAGGTGCAGACGCTAAGTCCAGAAATGATGGGGATATAGATGCAGCTAATAAAACAGCCCAAAAAGTGCTGGATGTTTATTATGAGATGCCAACCATTTCCCACGGACAAATGGAGCCGCTAAACTACTTTGCTGATGTCAGGAAAGATAGTGCGGAGCTTTTTGGTCCAACGCAGGTGCCGGCAAAGGTAAGAAGCGATGTCGCTGAATTGCTGGGAATCGCTCCGGAAAACATTTCAGTTACACTTCCAAGACAGGGAGGCGGATTTGGCAGAAAACTGATGAATGACAATGCGGTGGAAGCTGCATTGATTTCTGCTGCTGTTCAAAAACCTGTACAGGTGCAGTGGACAAGGGAAGATGATCAGCAAAATGACTTTTACCGTCCGGCTACTATGTATCGGTATAGGGCTGGCTTGTCGGAAGATAAACTATGGAGCTGGCACCAGTCTGGAATTGCCATTGGAAGGGAAGTTAGAGGGGATAGTTATGTAGCTGGTGCTTTAGAAAATTACCGTTCAGAGGGTCAAGGCCTGGAGAGCAATACCCCTACAGGCTGGTGGCGTGCTCCTGGTGCCAACACACTTGCCTTTCCTGCTGAAAGTTTTATGGATGAAGTGTGTGTGGAACTGAAAAAAGACCCTGTTGCATTTCGACTTGAATTGTTTGAAAAAGCCAAGAAGCAACCCATTGGAAAGCTGCAGTTTGACCCTGATAAATACAAAAGTGTGGTTGAATTGGTGGCAGAAATGTCAGACTGGGGCACTACGCCTGAAGGAGTGTTCAGAGGTTTTGCTACATGGTATTCATTTGGTTCGTATGCGGCTCAGGTTCTTGAGCTTAAACTGGAGAATGGAAAGCCTAGGATTACCAAGGTTTTTTGTGCGGTAAACTGTGGTACAGTCATTAACCTTAGTGGAGCTGAAAATCAGGTGCAGGGTGCTATCATTGATGGTATTTGTCACGCCATGTTTCCTAAGATTACTTTTGTGGATGGCGCTGTAGCAGAGACCAATTTTGACTCCTATAAATTCCTTCGGATAAAGGACGCACCATTGGATATCGAAGTGAAGTTTGTTCCATCAAATGAAGCGCCAACAGGATTGGGAGAACCAGCATTACCACCAGTGGCAGCCGCTATAAGTAATGCTATTTATGCAGCAACAGGTAAGCGGATTCGCAAAATGCCTTTTGCTGAGGAGCTTGGATAA
- a CDS encoding (2Fe-2S)-binding protein gives MAKYTLLINGKQHEVEVDADTPLLWVLRDSLNLVGTKFGCGVSQCGACTVHLNGFAVRSCQLPVSAIGENKITTIEGLSENGDHPLQKAWEELDVSQCGYCQAGQIMAAAALLQRTPNPTDEQIDMAITNICRCGTQVRIRKAIHEASKSN, from the coding sequence ATGGCTAAATACACCTTATTAATTAATGGCAAACAGCATGAGGTAGAGGTAGATGCTGACACGCCGCTTCTTTGGGTACTGCGGGATTCGCTTAACCTTGTAGGGACAAAATTCGGGTGCGGTGTTTCACAATGTGGCGCTTGTACCGTTCACCTCAACGGTTTTGCAGTTCGCTCCTGCCAGCTCCCTGTATCAGCGATTGGAGAAAATAAAATCACAACCATTGAAGGGTTAAGTGAAAATGGGGATCATCCGTTGCAAAAAGCCTGGGAGGAGTTGGATGTTTCGCAGTGTGGCTACTGTCAGGCTGGTCAGATAATGGCAGCCGCAGCCTTGTTGCAGCGAACACCAAACCCAACAGATGAGCAAATTGATATGGCCATTACAAATATCTGCCGTTGTGGCACTCAAGTAAGGATTAGAAAAGCTATTCACGAAGCCTCAAAATCAAACTAG
- a CDS encoding cytochrome c, translating to MKLKTFVLLGVLVVSTLTSFAQSFDLKASIERGQALYQVNCQSCHMSQGEGLPGVYPPLANSEHLSDKERTVKVIINGLSGPIEVKGIKYNTPMSGHPLSDQEVADVMNYIRNSFGNSYGPVKPEEIQPALKK from the coding sequence ATGAAATTGAAAACCTTTGTTTTATTGGGAGTATTAGTGGTTAGTACACTCACATCGTTTGCGCAATCATTTGACTTGAAAGCCAGTATTGAAAGAGGGCAAGCACTCTATCAGGTAAATTGTCAATCCTGCCATATGTCACAAGGTGAAGGATTGCCGGGTGTTTATCCTCCACTTGCCAATTCAGAACACCTATCAGATAAAGAAAGAACTGTCAAGGTAATCATCAACGGTCTTTCTGGCCCCATAGAAGTCAAGGGGATTAAATATAACACACCTATGTCGGGTCATCCATTATCCGATCAGGAAGTAGCAGATGTCATGAATTATATCAGGAACTCTTTTGGAAATAGCTACGGACCTGTAAAACCTGAAGAAATTCAACCTGCACTTAAAAAGTAA